In a genomic window of Polypterus senegalus isolate Bchr_013 chromosome 13, ASM1683550v1, whole genome shotgun sequence:
- the LOC120543354 gene encoding histone H1.0-like, with product MSTAVATINQPKAKKARGGKTASSISNFEEMIKSAINNDKNQNGCTLQSIQKYIRNNYKVGNNADSKIILALKKLISAGTVLQGGGTSAAGLYKLKDVQTAKDMSKNVSTEEKSPRGARKKKAGRGKNVVRSRSKVRKNLSVEIMEVDKNKGGSSKRRMKGKGKRAKPARAPKHKAAKIGKRK from the coding sequence ATGTCGACAGCAGTGGCGACAATCAACCAGCCTAAGGCAAAAAAAGCCAGGGGTGGCAAAACAGCCTCATCCATTTCCAACTTTGAGGAAATGATCAAATCAGCCATTAATAATGATAAGAATCAAAATGGTTGCACCTTGCAGTCAATTCAAAAATACATCAGGAACAATTACAAAGTGGGCAACAATGCTGATTCAAAGATTATACTGGCCCTGAAGAAACTGATCTCTGCAGGCACTGTTCTCCAGGGAGGAGGAACAAGTGCAGCAGGACTCTACAAACTCAAAGATGTTCAAACAGCCAAAGACATGTCCAAAAATGTGTCCACAGAAGAGAAATCCCCCCGGGGTGCCAGGAAAAAAAAGGCGGGCAGAGGCAAGAATGTTGTCAGGTCCAGAAGTAAAGTCAGGAAAAATCTCTCAGTTGAGATCATGGAGGTGGATAAGAACAAGGGAGGTTCATCCAAaaggaggatgaaaggcaaaggaAAAAGGGCTAAACCAGCCAGGGCCCCCAAACATAAGGCAGCAAAGATCGGCAAAAGGAAATAG